In Liquorilactobacillus nagelii DSM 13675, the following proteins share a genomic window:
- the menC gene encoding o-succinylbenzoate synthase gives MKVVRLAFLPVKLILKHPFATSHGATTTRWVTIIEVVDQTGYRGYGELEAFDEPTYLPESQITARWVIQSQIVPRLQTADLKCPQDFVELMADLQGNQTAKAAVEMAIWDLFAQHQQMSLAQYLGQFMSLKPQNKIAVGISLGAQADLKVQQQIITRALAKGYQRIKLKLRNSQELSQAAGLIRQFPQANFMLDANSCLSFQQLTQLQNLAELPNLLLLEQPFEPTDLVSHAQLQQHLKLDLCLDENIFSLADVKTAVALGSCRAINLKASRVGGFTTALRIVNYCLQQQLKIWCGGMLEGGIGRAASLALASLPVFNYPSDLSASDRYYQADLINEDFILENGQIKVPTQLGLGVSLKPIYLKKIKQQPNLICRNEE, from the coding sequence ATGAAAGTTGTCAGATTAGCTTTTTTGCCAGTTAAATTAATATTAAAACATCCATTTGCTACTAGCCATGGTGCAACGACAACTCGCTGGGTGACGATCATCGAAGTCGTAGATCAGACTGGCTATCGAGGATATGGTGAACTTGAAGCTTTTGACGAACCAACATATCTGCCAGAGTCGCAAATCACGGCGCGGTGGGTCATCCAATCACAAATAGTTCCACGATTGCAAACTGCAGATTTAAAATGCCCACAAGATTTTGTTGAGCTGATGGCTGATCTTCAAGGTAATCAGACTGCTAAAGCAGCAGTTGAAATGGCAATTTGGGATTTATTTGCGCAACATCAGCAAATGAGTTTAGCCCAATATCTAGGACAATTTATGTCACTTAAACCGCAAAATAAAATTGCAGTTGGAATTAGTCTAGGAGCTCAGGCAGATCTAAAAGTTCAACAGCAAATAATTACCCGAGCACTAGCCAAGGGTTATCAGCGAATTAAACTAAAATTACGCAATTCCCAGGAGTTAAGTCAAGCTGCAGGATTAATTCGGCAATTTCCACAAGCCAATTTTATGTTGGATGCTAATTCTTGTCTATCTTTTCAGCAGTTGACTCAGTTGCAAAATTTAGCTGAATTGCCGAATTTGTTGCTATTGGAACAGCCTTTTGAACCAACTGATCTAGTTAGTCACGCGCAATTGCAACAGCACTTAAAGCTTGATCTTTGTTTAGATGAAAATATTTTTAGCTTAGCGGATGTTAAAACAGCAGTAGCTCTTGGAAGTTGTCGAGCCATTAATTTAAAAGCATCAAGAGTTGGGGGATTTACAACAGCATTGCGGATTGTTAATTATTGTCTGCAACAGCAATTAAAGATTTGGTGTGGCGGAATGCTGGAAGGCGGAATTGGACGTGCGGCTAGTTTAGCCTTAGCAAGTTTACCAGTTTTCAACTATCCTAGTGATCTTTCAGCTAGTGACCGCTACTATCAAGCAGATTTAATCAATGAAGATTTTATTTTAGAAAATGGGCAAATTAAAGTTCCAACACAGCTGGGATTAGGAGTTAGTTTGAAACCTATTTATTTGAAAAAAATTAAGCAGCAACCTAATTTAATTTGCAGAAATGAGGAATAA